From the genome of Triticum aestivum cultivar Chinese Spring chromosome 3B, IWGSC CS RefSeq v2.1, whole genome shotgun sequence, one region includes:
- the LOC123065600 gene encoding aldehyde oxidase GLOX: MRGIFSLTMAPLLRPGALAAALLALAVVGVAQGQQVGLLRVPNRSPPTKANMDRVVLPVDNAGGFAGSWNILSENAGVSAMHLVVMRHGKAVMFDTTTTGPSLMQLPAGNCRVDPRSDPPGGMDCSAHAVEFDYNTGAVRPLKILTDTWCSSGAFDVDGMLVQTGGYFEGVKVVRRLNPQGNADWIEFPNTLAEGRWYATQQVLPDGRFIVVGGRRSFSYEFVPAAGQLNTQFTPLPLLQQTTDDVENNLYPFVHLLPEGTIFLFANDRSIIFDPQNGQVLRELPKLNGGARNYPASGMSALLPLDLRRGERLSAEVIVCGGAPKEAFKLGEANKFPHALRDCGRINPSKPGARWAIDFMPVGRVMGDMLILPTGDLLLLNGAAQGCSGWVFAREPVLTPLLYSPRKRRGARFRALPASNIPRMYHSSSAVLPDATVLVAGGNTNSAYNFSGVDFPTEVRVERYTPPYLAPELVASRPEIDLASVPANGVKYGDKLTLRFTSRGPAVVEADMKVTMYAPPFTTHGFSQNQRLLVLQVTAFKPEGNKYKVTAQAPSKPTLAPPGYYLVFVLVKGVPSKAAWVKIHP; this comes from the exons ATGAGGGGCATCTTCTCTCTCACAATGGCGCCGCTCCTCCGCCCTGGCGCCCTCGCCGCGGCGCTACTCGCCCTCGCCGTCGTCGGGGTGGCGCAGGGCCAGCAGGTGGGACTCTTGAGGGTGCCGAACAGGTCCCCGCCCACCAAGGCAAACATGGACAGGGTGGTGCTCCCCGTGGACAATGCCGGGGGATTCGCCGGTTCGTGGAACATCCTGAGCGAGAACGCGGGCGTGTCCGCGATGCACCTGGTGGTGATGCGGCACGGCAAGGCCGTCATGTTCGACACGACCACGACGGGGCCGTCGCTCATGCAGCTGCCGGCAGGGAACTGCCGCGTCGACCCCCGGAGCGACCCGCCGGGCGGCATGGACTGCTCGGCGCACGCCGTGGAGTTCGATTACAACACTGGCGCGGTCCGGCCTCTCAAG ATCTTAACTGATACGTGGTGCTCGTCGGGAGCGTTCGACGTGGACGGCATGCTGGTGCAAACGGGCGGCTACTTCGAAGGGGTGAAGGTTGTGAGACGCCTGAACCCACAAGGAAATGCCGACTGGATCGAGTTCCCCAATACCTTGGCCGAAGGAAGATG GTACGCAACGCAGCAGGTGCTCCCGGACGGCCGCTTCATCGTGGTCGGCGGGCGGCGATCGTTCAGCTATGAGTTCGTCCCGGCCGCCGGCCAGTTGAACACCCAATTCACTCCCCTCCCGCTTCTTCAACAAACGACCGATGACGTGGAGAACAACCTGTACCCCTTCGTCCACCTCCTCCCGGAGGGGACCATCTTCCTCTTCGCCAACGACCGCTCCATCATTTTCGACCCCCAGAACGGGCAGGTCCTCCGCGAGCTCCCGAAGCTCAACGGCGGTGCACGGAACTACCCTGCCTCCGGCATGTCCGCTCTCCTTCCCCTCGACCTCCGCCGCGGCGAGAGGCTGAGCGCGGAGGTGATAGTCTGCGGCGGCGCCCCCAAGGAAGCCTTCAAGCTCGGCGAGGCCAACAAGTTCCCGCACGCGCTCCGGGACTGCGGGCGCATCAACCCATCTAAGCCCGGGGCGCGGTGGGCGATCGACTTCATGCCAGTGGGCCGCGTGATGGGCGACATGCTCATACTGCCCACCGGAGACCTCCTGCTGCTCAACGGCGCCGCCCAGGGCTGCTCGGGGTGGGTTTTCGCCCGGGAGCCGGTGCTGACCCCGCTTCTCTACTCTCCGCGGAAACGACGGGGCGCGCGGTTCCGCGCCCTACCCGCGTCCAACATTCCACGCATGTACCACTCCAGCAGCGCGGTGCTGCCCGACGCCACCGTGCTCGTGGCCGGCGGCAACACCAACTCGGCCTACAACTTCTCTGGCGTCGACTTCCCGACGGAGGTGCGCGTCGAGCGGTACACCCCGCCGTACctcgccccggagcttgtcgccTCCAGGCCGGAGATCGACCTGGCGTCGGTCCCAGCGAACGGGGTGAAGTACGGGGACAAGCTCACGCTCAGGTTCACGTCGCGCGGGCCAGCCGTGGTCGAGGCCGACATGAAGGTGACCATGTACGCGCCGCCGTTCACCACACACGGCTTCTCGCAGAACCAGCGGCTGCTGGTACTGCAGGTCACCGCGTTCAAGCCAGAAGGGAACAAGTACAAGGTCACGGCCCAGGCGCCGTCGAAGccgaccctcgcgccgccaggCTACTACTTGGTGTTCGTTCTGGTCAAGGGGGTGCCGAGCAAAGCCGCTTGGGTGAAGATACACCCCTGA